One Brevibacterium spongiae DNA segment encodes these proteins:
- a CDS encoding TadE family protein, whose translation MGTATAEFAVVLPAIVLLVVVLTGAAAIGFSQLRAFDAARSAAREIARGEPQAAVIAEARKHAGDSSRVTVRADGGYSVVTVAIALPDAIFFLDEVDADATARYEGDRGGPS comes from the coding sequence ATGGGAACTGCGACGGCGGAATTTGCTGTCGTCCTCCCGGCCATCGTGCTCCTGGTCGTTGTGCTCACGGGAGCTGCCGCGATCGGATTCTCTCAGCTGCGAGCCTTCGACGCTGCACGGTCCGCTGCCCGTGAGATCGCCCGCGGCGAACCCCAAGCCGCCGTCATCGCCGAAGCGAGGAAGCACGCCGGGGACTCATCGCGAGTGACCGTGCGAGCCGATGGCGGCTATTCGGTCGTGACGGTCGCCATCGCTCTGCCGGATGCGATCTTCTTCCTCGACGAGGTCGACGCGGACGCCACCGCCCGGTACGAAGGGGATCGAGGCGGGCCATCATGA
- a CDS encoding DUF4244 domain-containing protein — MTTTIPTPETDDPPADRIEPVTDDQAIDQSWESDTGATTAEYAITTLAACGFAALLVVILKSEPIKELVTGVISSALGLGA, encoded by the coding sequence ATGACCACCACGATCCCGACCCCGGAGACCGACGACCCACCTGCCGACCGGATCGAACCGGTCACCGACGACCAGGCCATCGACCAGTCCTGGGAGTCCGACACCGGAGCGACCACCGCCGAATACGCCATCACCACCTTGGCCGCCTGCGGATTCGCGGCGCTGCTCGTCGTGATCCTCAAATCCGAACCGATCAAGGAGCTCGTCACCGGGGTCATCTCGTCGGCCCTCGGGCTGGGGGCCTGA
- the topA gene encoding type I DNA topoisomerase has translation MTTTEKKPRRLVIVESPTKARTIVGYLGDGYDVEASVGHIRDLPTPSELPADMKKGPYGKFAVDVDNGFDPYYRVDPGKKKKVTELKRLLKDADELYLATDEDREGEAIAWHLLEVLKPKIPVKRMVFHEITPEAIERALENTRDIDTSLVDAQETRRILDRLYGYEISPVLWRKIRAGLSAGRVQSVATRLVVERERERMAFVSADYWDLDIDLGLPDGTNPFAANLTTLDGSRVATGRDFNDKGQLKTASATVVDQARAEALAKELNGSAKDALTVSAVESKPYSRRPAAPFTTSTLQQEAGRKLRMSARQAMRTAQSLYEHGYITYMRTDSSALSGQAIAAARKQVTELYGPEFVPDKPRQYASKQKSAQEAHEAIRPAGDSFRTPAQVSKQLNGDEFRLYDLIWKRTVASQMADAKGKTATIKVSAALADGHEAGFSASGTVITFRGFLAAYEEGQDASRYDTKSGESRLPQVEEGQALSVIKAEADGHTTAPPPRFTEASLVKQLEELGIGRPSTYAATISVIQDRGYVTTRGNALVPSWLAFSVVRLLEEHFAGLVDYAFTADLESELDRIAMGEEDRNDWLAGFYFGDKGQDREGLKAIVDDLGDIDAREVNTVAISEGVNLRVGRYGPYLEVASEKDGEDPKRVSVPDDLAPDELTAAKAAELIESQGDGDRELGVDPETGHTIVAKNGRFGPYVSEVLPEPEEKPKRGAKKPKPRTGSLFKSMDLNSIDLETALKLLSLPRVVGQDEEGTDITAQNGRYGPYLKKGTDSRSLTDEEQIFNITLDEALKIYAEPKQRGGRRAAAPLKELGEDPISKKPVVVKDGRFGPYVTDGEFNATLRKDDAVESMTLTRASELLAEKRAKGPAKKKAPAKKAPAKKAPAKKSTAAKTTAAKKTTAAKSTASKTTAAKKTTASKSTATKTTAAKKTSTAKPKTP, from the coding sequence GTGACCACAACCGAGAAGAAGCCCCGTCGCCTCGTCATCGTCGAGTCTCCGACGAAGGCGCGAACGATTGTGGGATACCTCGGCGACGGTTATGACGTCGAGGCCTCCGTCGGCCACATCCGCGACCTGCCCACGCCCTCGGAGCTGCCTGCCGATATGAAGAAGGGGCCGTACGGAAAGTTCGCCGTCGACGTCGACAACGGCTTCGACCCCTACTACCGGGTCGACCCGGGCAAGAAGAAGAAGGTCACCGAGCTCAAACGACTGCTCAAGGACGCCGACGAACTCTATCTCGCAACGGATGAGGACCGCGAAGGAGAGGCCATCGCCTGGCATCTGCTCGAGGTACTCAAGCCGAAGATCCCCGTCAAACGCATGGTCTTCCACGAGATCACCCCCGAAGCGATCGAACGTGCCCTGGAGAACACCCGCGACATCGACACCTCACTCGTCGACGCGCAGGAGACCCGCCGCATCCTCGACCGTCTCTACGGCTACGAGATCTCACCCGTGCTGTGGCGCAAGATCCGTGCCGGACTCTCCGCCGGCCGCGTCCAATCCGTGGCCACCCGCCTCGTCGTCGAACGCGAACGCGAACGCATGGCCTTCGTGTCCGCCGACTATTGGGACCTCGACATCGACCTCGGGCTGCCCGACGGGACGAACCCGTTCGCCGCGAACCTCACCACTCTCGACGGGTCCCGTGTCGCCACCGGACGTGATTTCAACGATAAGGGCCAACTGAAGACCGCCTCGGCGACGGTCGTCGACCAGGCGCGGGCCGAAGCGCTCGCCAAGGAACTCAACGGCAGCGCCAAGGATGCGCTGACCGTGAGCGCGGTGGAGTCGAAGCCGTACTCCCGCCGCCCGGCCGCCCCGTTCACCACTTCGACGCTGCAGCAGGAAGCGGGCCGCAAGCTGCGCATGAGCGCCCGCCAGGCCATGCGCACCGCCCAGTCGCTGTACGAGCACGGCTACATCACCTATATGCGTACCGACTCCTCGGCGCTGTCGGGTCAGGCCATCGCCGCCGCCCGCAAACAGGTGACCGAGCTCTACGGTCCCGAGTTCGTGCCGGACAAGCCGCGCCAGTACGCGAGCAAGCAGAAATCGGCGCAGGAAGCCCACGAGGCGATCCGTCCCGCCGGTGACTCGTTCCGCACCCCGGCACAGGTGTCCAAGCAGCTCAACGGTGACGAATTCCGTCTCTACGACCTCATCTGGAAGCGCACCGTGGCCAGCCAGATGGCCGACGCGAAGGGCAAGACCGCGACCATCAAGGTCAGTGCAGCACTCGCCGACGGCCACGAAGCCGGATTCAGCGCCAGCGGCACCGTCATCACCTTCCGCGGGTTCCTCGCCGCCTATGAGGAGGGCCAGGACGCGTCACGGTACGACACGAAGTCCGGCGAGTCCCGTCTGCCGCAGGTCGAAGAGGGCCAGGCGCTGTCGGTCATCAAGGCCGAAGCCGATGGGCACACCACCGCTCCGCCGCCGCGCTTCACGGAAGCCAGCCTCGTCAAGCAGCTCGAGGAGCTCGGCATCGGCCGACCCTCGACCTACGCGGCGACGATCTCGGTCATCCAGGACCGCGGCTATGTCACCACCCGCGGCAATGCGCTCGTGCCCAGCTGGTTGGCATTCTCCGTCGTCCGGCTGCTCGAGGAGCACTTCGCGGGGCTCGTCGACTATGCATTCACCGCTGACCTCGAATCCGAACTCGACCGGATCGCGATGGGCGAAGAGGACCGCAACGACTGGCTGGCCGGATTCTACTTCGGCGACAAAGGTCAGGACCGCGAGGGTCTCAAGGCGATCGTCGACGACCTCGGCGACATCGACGCCCGCGAGGTCAACACCGTGGCCATCAGCGAGGGCGTGAACTTGCGCGTAGGCCGCTATGGTCCCTACCTCGAAGTGGCCTCGGAGAAGGACGGCGAGGACCCGAAGCGGGTTTCGGTGCCCGACGATCTGGCACCCGATGAGCTCACCGCAGCCAAGGCGGCCGAACTCATCGAATCCCAGGGCGACGGCGACCGTGAGCTCGGCGTCGACCCGGAGACCGGGCACACCATCGTGGCGAAGAACGGTCGTTTCGGCCCCTACGTCTCCGAGGTGCTGCCCGAGCCGGAGGAGAAGCCGAAGCGCGGGGCCAAGAAGCCGAAGCCGCGCACCGGTTCGCTGTTCAAGTCGATGGACCTGAATTCGATCGACCTCGAGACTGCGCTCAAGCTGCTCAGCCTGCCGCGTGTGGTCGGTCAGGACGAAGAGGGCACGGACATCACCGCGCAGAACGGCCGCTACGGACCGTACCTGAAGAAGGGCACTGACTCCCGGTCGCTGACCGATGAGGAGCAGATCTTCAACATCACCCTCGACGAGGCGCTGAAGATCTACGCCGAGCCGAAGCAGCGCGGCGGCCGTCGTGCCGCGGCACCGCTGAAGGAACTCGGCGAGGACCCGATCTCGAAGAAGCCCGTCGTCGTCAAGGACGGTCGCTTCGGCCCCTATGTCACCGACGGCGAGTTCAACGCGACACTGCGCAAGGACGATGCCGTCGAGTCGATGACCCTCACCCGCGCTTCCGAGCTCCTGGCCGAGAAGCGGGCGAAGGGACCGGCGAAGAAGAAGGCACCGGCGAAGAAGGCCCCGGCCAAGAAGGCTCCTGCGAAGAAGTCGACCGCGGCGAAGACCACAGCCGCGAAGAAGACGACCGCTGCGAAGTCGACGGCGTCGAAGACCACCGCTGCGAAGAAGACGACCGCGTCCAAGTCCACAGCCACCAAGACCACGGCGGCGAAGAAGACGAGCACGGCGAAGCCGAAGACTCCCTGA
- a CDS encoding type II secretion system F family protein, which translates to MDADDDAPRTEVMEMLPVLIGACIGIGVLLWAGSTDRRLRSLLGERGTGHDPTDTEAAPTGEGPVRSDARPGRTGPGPSGGRTARAVADDQLAFDLDLVAICLTSGLPIPVALTLTAEATGDRSGLQRIGRAMTIGGRKLADDDRLLPVLEVFEFSEHTGVGPAPLIESVAKELRASSRRRRQEAAAALGVQLVLPLGVCILPAFLLLSVVPVVISLLSDLTTVFF; encoded by the coding sequence GTGGATGCGGACGATGATGCTCCGCGCACAGAGGTGATGGAGATGCTGCCCGTGCTCATCGGAGCCTGCATCGGAATCGGAGTGCTGCTGTGGGCGGGGTCGACCGATCGGCGCCTGCGCAGCCTCCTCGGCGAACGGGGCACAGGACACGATCCGACCGACACCGAGGCGGCCCCCACCGGAGAAGGACCGGTGCGCTCCGATGCCCGGCCAGGTCGGACGGGTCCCGGACCGTCCGGTGGCAGAACCGCCCGAGCCGTCGCTGACGATCAGCTGGCCTTCGACCTCGACCTCGTTGCGATCTGTCTGACCTCCGGCCTGCCCATCCCCGTGGCACTCACGCTCACGGCCGAGGCGACGGGGGACCGGTCGGGGCTGCAGAGGATCGGGCGGGCGATGACGATCGGCGGCCGCAAACTCGCCGACGACGACCGGCTGCTGCCGGTGCTCGAGGTCTTCGAATTCTCCGAGCACACCGGCGTCGGGCCGGCGCCGCTCATCGAATCCGTGGCCAAGGAGCTGCGGGCATCGTCGCGCCGCCGCAGGCAGGAAGCCGCTGCGGCCCTGGGGGTGCAGCTGGTGCTGCCCTTGGGCGTGTGCATCCTGCCGGCGTTCCTGCTGCTGTCGGTTGTGCCCGTCGTCATCTCCCTGCTCTCCGACCTCACCACCGTGTTCTTCTGA
- a CDS encoding class I SAM-dependent methyltransferase, which yields MTDLPLTRLGETLYRAGYTEPRLRQLWGAATSEALVRNNAGPAIHRCTRLLADDASGPADRGLASLALLFHFHRSVDAAVIREVLGADFDSAAEAGLIEITGTEVSAPFALTPYDLPVGIPRGFRPGDENLYLIADHGTLTNPDVLDGEFVLGLGGAGRTLVSITPREPVGLAADIGTGCGIQALLMARHSEKVIATDISHRALHLARLSAEVNGIDTIEFRHGSLLEPLTEKVDLLVSNPPFVITPRSTDTTFEYRDGGMSGDDLVRTLFSQIPAALTLGGRSVCLGNWETTSANQEGPESWVSDEDTSVLVIEREALDPVAYAETWIRDGGIPRAGAAWNTAVAAWLDDFDTRAVDEIVFGYVLMIRSDNDVPTIGTDTFRTRVRTTSAPANNPHGLAEFLTTIIALRSWLAAVGPEEIAATAFTRSPDLVEHRHFVPGQDEPSSITLEQGIGFGQVFDLDTALAGFVSVADGSLTLRQTAGALAQLLDVDATALEDQLIAQVRALCAAGVLLPDIDSGGGSPTRANRE from the coding sequence GTGACTGATCTTCCGCTGACCCGCCTGGGCGAGACCCTCTACCGTGCCGGATACACTGAGCCGCGGCTGCGGCAGCTCTGGGGTGCCGCGACCTCGGAAGCGCTCGTGCGCAACAACGCCGGACCGGCCATCCACCGCTGCACCCGACTGCTGGCCGATGACGCGTCGGGCCCCGCCGACCGGGGGCTGGCGAGCCTGGCGCTGCTCTTCCACTTCCACCGCAGCGTCGACGCAGCGGTGATCCGTGAGGTGCTCGGTGCGGACTTCGATTCCGCCGCCGAGGCGGGCCTCATCGAAATCACAGGCACCGAGGTGTCCGCCCCGTTCGCGCTCACCCCCTACGACCTTCCCGTCGGCATCCCGCGCGGCTTCCGTCCCGGCGATGAGAACCTCTACCTCATCGCCGATCACGGCACCCTGACGAACCCGGACGTCCTCGACGGGGAATTCGTGCTCGGCCTCGGCGGGGCCGGACGCACGCTCGTGTCCATCACCCCACGTGAACCGGTCGGGCTGGCCGCCGACATCGGCACCGGCTGCGGAATCCAGGCCCTGCTGATGGCACGGCACAGTGAGAAGGTCATCGCCACCGACATCTCCCACCGCGCCCTGCACCTGGCCCGGCTGTCGGCCGAAGTCAACGGTATCGACACCATCGAATTCCGGCATGGGTCACTGCTCGAACCGCTGACCGAGAAGGTTGACCTGCTCGTGTCGAACCCGCCGTTCGTCATCACCCCACGCAGCACGGACACGACGTTTGAATACAGGGACGGAGGAATGAGCGGTGACGACCTCGTCCGCACCCTTTTCTCCCAGATCCCCGCAGCCCTGACACTGGGCGGACGCAGCGTGTGCCTCGGCAACTGGGAGACCACCTCGGCGAATCAGGAGGGACCGGAGTCCTGGGTGAGCGACGAGGACACCTCCGTCCTCGTGATCGAACGCGAAGCCCTCGACCCGGTCGCCTATGCGGAGACATGGATCCGCGACGGCGGCATCCCACGCGCCGGCGCAGCCTGGAACACTGCCGTAGCCGCCTGGCTCGATGACTTCGACACCAGAGCTGTGGACGAGATCGTGTTCGGATACGTGCTCATGATCCGGTCGGATAACGATGTGCCAACGATTGGCACGGACACATTCAGAACCAGGGTGAGGACCACCTCGGCGCCGGCGAACAATCCGCACGGACTCGCCGAATTCCTCACCACGATCATCGCCCTCCGCTCCTGGCTGGCCGCGGTCGGACCCGAGGAGATCGCCGCGACCGCCTTCACCCGCTCACCGGACCTCGTCGAACACCGACACTTCGTGCCCGGGCAGGACGAGCCCAGCTCGATCACCCTGGAACAGGGAATCGGCTTCGGGCAGGTCTTCGACCTCGACACGGCCCTGGCCGGGTTCGTCTCCGTCGCCGATGGGTCACTGACTCTGCGACAGACCGCAGGTGCCCTTGCACAGCTGCTCGACGTCGATGCCACGGCCCTCGAAGATCAGCTCATCGCGCAGGTCAGAGCCCTGTGCGCGGCCGGTGTGCTGTTGCCCGACATCGACTCCGGAGGGGGATCGCCGACACGGGCGAACCGGGAATAG
- a CDS encoding Rv3654c family TadE-like protein, protein MTNIVVGLCSIVLILVTAIGGLSQAFVAHSQAQNAADLAALAAADAVRGLATGEPCEIAKEVAERNGGDLSDCVASLSEQSAYVAVDVDIPGPLPKVREKAVAGK, encoded by the coding sequence ATGACGAACATCGTCGTCGGACTCTGCTCGATCGTGCTCATCCTCGTCACCGCAATCGGGGGCCTGTCCCAGGCGTTTGTCGCCCACAGTCAGGCTCAGAACGCCGCAGACCTGGCGGCGCTCGCCGCCGCAGATGCCGTCCGCGGGCTGGCAACCGGAGAACCGTGTGAGATCGCGAAGGAGGTGGCCGAACGCAACGGCGGGGACCTAAGCGACTGTGTGGCCTCGCTGAGTGAACAGTCAGCGTATGTCGCCGTCGATGTGGACATTCCCGGACCTCTGCCGAAGGTCAGAGAGAAGGCGGTCGCCGGAAAATAG
- a CDS encoding type II secretion system F family protein, protein MILLTAILVALGIALAAPSDPGARLRELLRPMEAVDPGEKARGFLRRGGRRPDDQAERLWAIAAVENCAHLLKVGMTPQAVMTTLSRQNAALTPISRAISLGEEPGRAIATRSTDLPGPAAEVLSGMAAVWTVSERSGAPAVEMILRYAAAQRDALDAERERRIAMAGPKSTVRVLSWLPLIGIGLGLLIGVRPLELVTGLPGQLSIGAGVVLYILGRWWMRTMMLRAQR, encoded by the coding sequence ATGATCCTACTCACCGCTATCCTCGTGGCGCTCGGCATCGCCCTGGCCGCACCCTCGGATCCGGGGGCGCGGCTGCGCGAGCTTCTGCGTCCTATGGAGGCGGTGGATCCGGGTGAGAAGGCGAGAGGATTCCTTCGCCGAGGCGGCCGCCGCCCGGATGACCAGGCTGAACGTCTGTGGGCGATCGCGGCCGTGGAGAACTGCGCCCACCTGCTCAAGGTGGGGATGACCCCGCAGGCGGTGATGACGACATTGAGCAGGCAGAATGCGGCTCTGACGCCGATCTCACGGGCGATCAGCCTCGGCGAGGAACCCGGCCGTGCCATCGCCACCCGCAGCACCGACCTTCCGGGGCCCGCCGCCGAAGTGCTCTCCGGAATGGCAGCAGTCTGGACGGTGTCCGAGAGGTCCGGGGCGCCCGCGGTCGAGATGATCCTGCGCTACGCAGCAGCCCAGCGCGACGCCCTCGACGCCGAACGCGAACGCCGTATCGCGATGGCCGGACCGAAGTCGACGGTGCGGGTGCTCAGCTGGCTGCCGCTCATCGGCATCGGCCTGGGCCTGCTCATCGGAGTCAGGCCCCTCGAACTCGTCACCGGGCTGCCGGGGCAGCTGAGCATCGGCGCCGGTGTGGTCCTCTACATCCTCGGCCGCTGGTGGATGCGGACGATGATGCTCCGCGCACAGAGGTGA
- a CDS encoding DEAD/DEAH box helicase translates to MASSALLDIVTAFGARDERIVHLRDIPQRFESDAAWPDWVDDELKHACHAIGVDYLWQHQLEAANTARDGGDVVIATPTASGKSLGFWLPVIESIQSTREKLRTSSAIYIAPTKALAADQLAKLERFIIRGMRPAAYDGDTSQASKDWARRHANIIFTNPDMLHRSVLPQHERFARMFKNLRFIVIDEAHRYRGVFGSHVALILRRLLRIAAHYGASPVVIGASATMADPDAAFAKLTGRPAHAVIEDSSPRASGSFALWEPPVSPGGDRRSGLVEAADVITDAMCAGFRSITFIASRRGTEALAQTVRDQVGQVDESLTGKIAAYRGGYLAEERRMLETALRSGQLLAVASTNALELGIDISGLDLVIISGWPGTLASLWQQAGRAGRAGQRWMAVFIARDDPLDTYVVHHPEVIFDSPVDAGVIHPGNPHVLSGHLCAAAAEVPLKSADLTHFPDNAREVVDDLVEAKMLRARPTGWFWAKDQPATDLSDIRGSGGGQFRLVEASTGTLLGTVDESGAHTGAHPGAVYTHQGVDFTVLDLDLDEHIVAVERSEVDYTTQPRSQTEIEIVDTDAQRGLPSGVAVCSGTVDVKDQVVAYRMRAKRGGAIIAEHELDLPERTLRTKAVWWTIPQTLLDEAEVASGDLPGAVHAAEHASIGLLPLFAGCDRWDIGGVSTALHADTGMATVFVYDGLDGGAGFAERGSEVIEDWLAATRDAIAACECIDGCPSCVQSPKCGNGNDPLEKDAALRLLRAVLH, encoded by the coding sequence ATGGCCTCCTCCGCTCTCCTCGACATCGTCACCGCCTTCGGTGCCCGGGATGAGCGGATCGTCCACCTCCGCGACATTCCGCAGCGGTTCGAATCCGACGCGGCATGGCCGGACTGGGTCGATGACGAACTCAAGCACGCCTGCCATGCCATCGGCGTCGACTACCTGTGGCAGCACCAGCTCGAGGCCGCGAACACGGCCAGGGACGGTGGGGATGTCGTCATCGCCACGCCGACCGCCTCGGGGAAGTCCTTGGGCTTCTGGCTGCCGGTCATCGAATCCATCCAATCCACGCGGGAGAAGCTGCGCACCTCCTCGGCGATCTACATCGCCCCCACGAAGGCGCTGGCGGCCGATCAGCTGGCCAAGTTGGAGCGCTTCATCATCCGCGGCATGCGCCCGGCAGCCTATGACGGGGACACCTCGCAGGCGTCGAAGGACTGGGCCAGGCGGCACGCGAACATCATCTTCACCAATCCGGACATGCTCCACCGGTCCGTCCTGCCCCAGCATGAGCGCTTCGCCCGGATGTTCAAGAACCTGCGGTTCATCGTCATCGACGAAGCCCACCGGTACCGTGGGGTCTTCGGCTCCCACGTCGCGCTCATCCTCCGCAGGCTCCTGCGCATCGCCGCCCACTACGGGGCATCTCCTGTCGTCATCGGCGCCTCGGCGACGATGGCCGACCCGGATGCGGCGTTCGCGAAGCTCACCGGGCGACCCGCGCATGCCGTCATCGAGGATTCGTCACCGCGGGCCTCAGGCAGCTTCGCCCTGTGGGAGCCGCCGGTCTCACCGGGTGGGGACAGACGCAGCGGTCTCGTCGAAGCCGCCGATGTCATCACCGATGCGATGTGTGCGGGCTTCCGTTCGATCACGTTCATCGCCTCCCGCCGCGGCACCGAGGCGCTCGCGCAGACAGTGCGCGATCAGGTCGGGCAGGTCGATGAGTCGCTGACCGGCAAGATCGCCGCCTACCGAGGCGGCTATCTGGCCGAGGAGAGGCGCATGCTCGAAACCGCTCTGCGCTCGGGCCAGCTGCTGGCGGTGGCGTCGACGAACGCGCTCGAGCTGGGCATCGACATCTCCGGACTCGACCTCGTCATCATCTCCGGGTGGCCGGGAACCTTGGCCTCCCTGTGGCAGCAGGCCGGTCGGGCGGGCCGGGCCGGGCAGCGGTGGATGGCAGTGTTCATCGCCCGTGATGATCCGCTCGACACGTATGTCGTCCACCACCCCGAAGTCATCTTCGACTCCCCCGTCGATGCTGGGGTCATCCATCCGGGCAACCCGCATGTGCTGTCGGGGCATCTGTGTGCGGCGGCCGCCGAGGTGCCTCTGAAGTCGGCCGATCTCACGCATTTCCCGGACAATGCGCGGGAGGTCGTCGATGACCTCGTCGAGGCGAAGATGCTGCGGGCCCGACCGACAGGATGGTTCTGGGCGAAGGATCAGCCGGCGACCGACCTGTCCGATATCCGCGGCTCCGGCGGCGGTCAGTTCCGCCTCGTGGAGGCGAGCACGGGGACCCTGCTGGGCACCGTGGACGAGTCCGGGGCGCACACGGGCGCTCACCCGGGTGCGGTGTACACGCACCAGGGTGTCGACTTCACTGTCCTCGACCTCGACTTGGATGAGCACATCGTCGCCGTCGAACGCTCCGAGGTCGACTACACGACGCAGCCGCGATCGCAGACGGAGATCGAGATCGTCGACACTGATGCGCAGCGGGGACTGCCCTCGGGAGTGGCGGTGTGCAGCGGCACAGTCGACGTCAAGGATCAGGTCGTGGCGTACCGGATGCGGGCCAAACGCGGTGGGGCGATCATCGCCGAACACGAACTCGACCTGCCCGAACGCACCCTGCGGACGAAGGCCGTGTGGTGGACGATTCCGCAGACGCTGCTCGATGAGGCCGAGGTCGCCTCCGGTGATCTGCCCGGGGCGGTTCATGCCGCCGAGCATGCCTCCATCGGTCTGCTGCCCCTCTTCGCCGGCTGCGACCGGTGGGACATCGGCGGGGTCTCGACGGCGCTGCATGCGGACACGGGGATGGCCACAGTGTTCGTCTACGACGGTCTGGACGGCGGTGCCGGTTTCGCAGAACGCGGCAGCGAGGTCATCGAGGACTGGTTGGCCGCGACCCGGGATGCCATCGCCGCCTGCGAGTGCATCGACGGCTGTCCGTCGTGTGTGCAGTCACCGAAGTGCGGCAACGGCAACGATCCCTTGGAGAAGGATGCTGCGCTGCGTCTGCTGCGCGCTGTGCTCCACTGA
- a CDS encoding TadA family conjugal transfer-associated ATPase, with translation MSEWLDASLVADVRKTLLDKPGPVTTAAVAEAVQHTGRVLGSAALLELVTRLSAQLSGAGPLQSVLEIPGTTDVFVNGPREIFADTGEGPRLLDLSLGSEDDVRSLAVRLAALGGRRLDDSSPYVDVRLPDGVRMNAIVPPISGETTTISFRVPKRSGFPFAQLCSEGFVPDEISPLLTEAVTARANILISGGTGTGKTVLLGALLSLVEDVQRIVIVEDSRELIVAHPHVVQLAARQANVEGGGEVTLTDLVRNALRMRPDRLVVGECRGAEVRDMLTALNTGHEGGCATIHANTADAVPSRVAALGALATMSPEAVYSQFSTAIDLVVHLRRNGSDRGVTELAMPTRTSTDGVVMEPVWGRPSPASTGTVNRRALARFEAVLEQKSAG, from the coding sequence ATGAGCGAATGGCTTGACGCCTCCCTCGTCGCCGACGTCCGCAAGACCCTGCTCGACAAGCCGGGTCCCGTGACCACAGCCGCCGTCGCCGAGGCGGTCCAACACACCGGACGCGTCCTCGGGTCCGCCGCCCTGCTCGAACTCGTCACCCGACTCTCCGCCCAGCTCTCCGGTGCAGGCCCCCTGCAGTCCGTGCTCGAAATCCCAGGCACCACCGACGTCTTCGTCAACGGACCGCGGGAGATCTTCGCCGACACCGGGGAGGGTCCCCGACTGCTCGACCTGTCCTTGGGCTCCGAAGACGACGTGCGGTCACTGGCGGTGCGGTTGGCGGCCCTCGGCGGACGCCGCCTCGACGATTCCTCCCCGTATGTCGATGTGCGCCTGCCCGACGGGGTGAGGATGAACGCGATCGTTCCGCCGATCTCCGGCGAGACCACCACAATCTCCTTCCGCGTCCCCAAACGCTCGGGATTCCCCTTCGCCCAGCTGTGTTCCGAAGGCTTCGTCCCCGACGAGATCAGCCCGCTGCTCACCGAGGCGGTCACAGCGCGGGCGAACATCCTCATCTCCGGCGGAACCGGCACGGGGAAGACGGTCCTCCTCGGTGCCCTGCTCTCCCTCGTCGAAGACGTCCAGCGCATCGTCATCGTCGAGGACTCCCGGGAGCTCATCGTCGCCCATCCGCACGTCGTCCAACTCGCCGCCCGCCAGGCCAACGTCGAAGGCGGCGGGGAGGTGACCCTGACCGATCTCGTCCGCAACGCCCTGCGGATGCGCCCGGACCGCCTCGTCGTCGGCGAGTGCCGCGGGGCGGAGGTCCGGGACATGCTCACGGCACTCAACACCGGGCACGAGGGCGGCTGCGCGACCATCCACGCGAATACCGCCGATGCCGTGCCCAGCCGGGTCGCTGCGCTCGGAGCGCTCGCCACGATGAGCCCGGAGGCCGTGTATTCGCAGTTCTCCACCGCCATCGACCTCGTCGTCCACCTGCGCCGGAACGGCTCGGACCGCGGCGTGACGGAACTGGCGATGCCGACCCGGACCAGCACCGACGGAGTAGTGATGGAACCCGTATGGGGGCGCCCTTCACCGGCCTCGACGGGCACCGTCAATCGGCGTGCCTTGGCGCGGTTCGAAGCCGTGCTCGAGCAGAAGTCCGCCGGATGA
- a CDS encoding GNAT family N-acetyltransferase: MAPVTPFNQLSTVEQAEEYAEKLFVGRSVRLRPLREDDLPYLEQWWFDPSIVVLQNHTVLPRPEGGVSEQFSQWSANTSSEAVGFSIELIETEEFVGHVTLYGRNPINQSATLAIVLGPEFHGRGYGSDAVRLAVSYGFLQLGLNRIELQTWAFNTRGIASYTKAGFVEEGRRREAVFFNGRRHDEVIMAILRDDWASNN, from the coding sequence ATGGCACCGGTCACACCTTTCAACCAGCTGTCCACTGTCGAACAGGCGGAAGAATACGCCGAAAAGCTCTTCGTCGGCCGGTCCGTGCGATTGCGGCCGCTGCGCGAAGACGATCTGCCCTACCTCGAGCAGTGGTGGTTCGATCCCTCGATCGTCGTCCTGCAGAACCATACGGTTCTCCCACGACCCGAAGGCGGAGTCTCCGAGCAGTTCTCCCAATGGAGCGCGAACACCTCGAGCGAGGCGGTCGGCTTCAGCATCGAGCTCATCGAGACCGAGGAATTCGTCGGACACGTCACCCTCTACGGTCGCAATCCGATCAACCAGTCCGCGACCCTCGCGATCGTGCTCGGCCCCGAATTCCACGGCCGCGGCTACGGTTCGGACGCCGTGCGTTTGGCGGTCAGCTACGGTTTCCTGCAGCTGGGACTCAACCGCATCGAGCTGCAGACCTGGGCGTTCAACACCCGCGGTATCGCCTCCTATACGAAAGCCGGCTTCGTCGAGGAAGGACGTCGCCGAGAGGCCGTGTTCTTCAACGGCCGCCGCCACGACGAAGTGATCATGGCGATTCTGCGCGACGACTGGGCAAGCAACAACTGA